The Juglans regia cultivar Chandler chromosome 10, Walnut 2.0, whole genome shotgun sequence genome includes the window TGGTCCCGCACCTCAGACCAAAGGTACATGAAGATGACAATCCAGGTCAAGGGAATGAAAGCCAATAAGTCATATGACGACCTTTATAAACACTGTACGCTTTTCCTGCACTTTCAAATTATGATTCATACAATTTTAATGCGGAAGCCACCATCCAACTATTTGAAATCATAGTTATTATTGTGATGATCACAAGAAAagtagaaaaacaaaatcaagagtaaAAGGAGCAAACTACACAAAATAAAGGTAAAACATTAATATCATGGTTTTATGTTACCATTAAATATTCAAGAGGTCCCATCTGGGGTCCATCATCGGGTATCCTTATTGGTTGTAAGTATATATTTGCAAGGACATGCCATTGCTATCATTTAGCCAATTCAGTTTCCCTTGTGGAGTGCTTCTCTTCAGGGAGAAAAATTGGCATGGACTTTCCCATGCTTGAAAAAGATGTGTGAATTAGTTTTCTTAAGGTAGAGAGTGAATTCAGTTCACATGAAAGAATCTATATATGGATCAATATATTTTTCTCCTCCcgaaataaaccaaaaaagttATGCTCACACAGCCTTTTTATCctctttcaaataataatacCATCTTGGCAAGATAATTCCGAAATTTCATGAAAGTAGATTTTACCAGGTGGAGTGCCACAACATAGTCTCCGATCATCGATATGCTCCACATCAAGGCCAATAAACCATGATCCCAGTGAGACATCTTCATTAGCGTACTTGTGTAGAACGTGCCTGGGATAACAATGTGACAACCAACATTAGTTCCAAAAAGAACACCAACAACCTGCATGTTCATATTAGCGTCTGGTTTATTGATATGTGTGGTCTTACTGGTTTGTTGATATATACGTAGCCAGATCTTTTGAAATAGCATAGAGCTGTCCTGTGGCATGACGGAAATACTTGTTTCCTGCCTCGCCAAATTTCCAATACTCAGGTTCATGGTATCTCACTCCCCTATATGATGAAATGGGCAGTTATGAAACTAGAAGATAAGTACAAATGCAACGTGGTGTGTCTGAAGCAGAATCGGCAAGACTAGATTTCACAACTCTTCTATAAGCCTACCAACTGAGCCTAGGAATATAGGAATTAAAGACAGAATTCCATGATGAAAACCAGATAGACAATGACAAATGATTTCGTCAAACTGGTCCAATAATGTTCAAATGGAGTCTAAAATCAGTCCCTAATTCATAATCCCgatcaaaatgaaaaggaaaaatcacAGGTTCACTCAAGCACGTGTTGAGTAAAATTTTGGACAGACAATGGGGACTTCTATAACAAAACTCGCTCGAGCAAAGGTCAAGCGAACCAAGTTGGCTGAAGCAAGCATGAAGCCAACTTTCTATCATATCACAAATTCACTACAGTTTGTCTCTGGAATCTAGATTGAGCAAAACTCAATACCAAGCAAGAATTCATCCACTCAAACATCTTCATGAAACTGGGACAATCTGGTCTACATTAATTACTTTCTCGGCATTCATCCGAAAAAAGACACAATTCATAAAACaggagaaaagggaaaaaaaaagggctcACTTCTGATTAAGAACAGGACCAGATTTCATGCATCCAATATATACCAGTGATTTTGATCGATGCCTTACTACAGTTTCTCCAAGTGTTGCTGCAGCaatatgagatgagttttaGTCAATGTAACAAagaataaacatataaaaacaaGCTGCAAAAACACTTGGCAACATTAACCTACTGTAATCATCAGATATGGATCTTTGGGGCATTGAAAGAGCATGAATTCCAAGGGTGAACATTTATCACATATCAAGAGCTTTGCTTGATTATTTGATTGTAAACCTCATATTGAGTTGTAACTCCCAAATAAGAAAGAATACAAATTAAACAACTCAGATTTATGATTCCCACAAGGTTATCctagtaaagaaaaaaatcaactcaCCTATATTTACATGGACATCATCATCAACTTTAATGTAGAAATCTGCATCCCACAAAGCAACAGCAGTTGAAAAATATGCCCTTGTCTTGGCAGACAATTCCAGGTAGCCTTCAACATGGTCCTGATctcaattaatgcatgcataaaGTCAAATGTACATCTCCTTCTAACAGAATTGATATGGTGAAAACTTCTTCTGAGGTGATAATATATGACACAGAAAAATTAGGCAACATGGGAGaacaatatatgaatgaattacCAGCCTCAGGAAGTCTCCATGCTTTCTGTCCTCCGCTTCAACAGCTCTGTCTAGAATTCCCCCTGATGTGGCACTAATGatgaagaaaaatgttatattaGTTATCCATTGTCTGTATTCTTAGTTTTCTATAATGACTGCTGTCTGCTAGCTGTTGGATATAGAAGTCAATATGCAGATGAAAGTGCCTGGCGTGCAAGCGTtttgttgatagactaaaaacTATGGTCAACATATAGAATTTCAGAACTaaaccaaacaagaaaaatgcatCCAGACAGTTTGCATGAAACAGACATGAACAATATTGACTTGGGAGATCAAACTGTTCTCTCCAATAGATAGATTTGTGTTTCTACCTCCaaagaaaaagctaaaaaataaaaaattatgctcCCCCAAGAGGTTGTAAGAAAGAGGATATCATAATTTGGGCAAGCAACTTATAAAAGCATCAGCGCCCATCAGCTACTGTAGAATTAGGAAATGATGCTTTTTTAATCAGGTACATTAAAGTAATCCACCAATTTTATGCCCACCAACTCAAAAGCTAAGCTACTGTGGCAAATTgacaattaaaatgagattacaaTATAAATATGTGCAGGTATACATAGTCTCCACTTATTCTAAAGTGGCATCAAAAGAGAATTAAGAACCCACCTATGACCAATGACAAATCGAACGACAATGCCCTTCTCTTCCTCCagcttctttctcttctcacCTATTTGTGTGTTTTCAGACGCACGGATCATTAGAAAACAGAGCCAAATTAGCAACCAGAATAGCATAAGAGTAATCAAGAAAAACCAGGGGGGGAGAAAGCTGGAAATAAAATCTGAACCTTGTGGCATCCATGTTGCACGAACTGAATCTCTTCTCTTTCGGCTGCTAAATGCAGTATTAATTCCTATTATCATTAGATACTGTCTTTTTCCAGATGATTCATTCTTCTTTAGATCCTGTGATAAAGGAGAGCCACTTCGCATAGACTCCTGAGCTACCCTTGCGGCAGCTAATTCcatctctaaatttgaaatagTCTTATCTAATGTCCTATGttcaacatgtaatactattaTGTTGCATTCAGAATACTCCACAACCAACTTTCTAATAGAAAAAGggtaagaaagaaaataaataagaataggtGTGGATGACTTACTGTATAGCATTATGAGTCTTAAAAACTTCCCCCAGAGTGTCCTTTGATTCATGCTTTACTTCCTTTTGATGCAACTAAAGGAACCCGTGCAGATTAAAATGCAGAAGAGATTCAGAAGAGGAAGATAACAGAAATGGAATACGAACAGA containing:
- the LOC109011618 gene encoding probable beta-1,3-galactosyltransferase 2 isoform X1 codes for the protein MSWKCRGEQSPRNVISQRWALLLCLGCFCAGMLFTDRMWDVPEHKTVAWTTAMEAETLKLISEGCNPKALHQKEVKHESKDTLGEVFKTHNAIQTLDKTISNLEMELAAARVAQESMRSGSPLSQDLKKNESSGKRQYLMIIGINTAFSSRKRRDSVRATWMPQGEKRKKLEEEKGIVVRFVIGHSATSGGILDRAVEAEDRKHGDFLRLDHVEGYLELSAKTRAYFSTAVALWDADFYIKVDDDVHVNIATLGETVVRHRSKSLVYIGCMKSGPVLNQKGVRYHEPEYWKFGEAGNKYFRHATGQLYAISKDLATYISTNQHVLHKYANEDVSLGSWFIGLDVEHIDDRRLCCGTPPDCEWKAQAGNICVASFDWSCSGICRSADRIKEVHRRCGEGESALWSASF
- the LOC109011618 gene encoding probable beta-1,3-galactosyltransferase 2 isoform X2, producing the protein MGTFALSGLLLCWNALHRQWCRMWDVPEHKTVAWTTAMEAETLKLISEGCNPKALHQKEVKHESKDTLGEVFKTHNAIQTLDKTISNLEMELAAARVAQESMRSGSPLSQDLKKNESSGKRQYLMIIGINTAFSSRKRRDSVRATWMPQGEKRKKLEEEKGIVVRFVIGHSATSGGILDRAVEAEDRKHGDFLRLDHVEGYLELSAKTRAYFSTAVALWDADFYIKVDDDVHVNIATLGETVVRHRSKSLVYIGCMKSGPVLNQKGVRYHEPEYWKFGEAGNKYFRHATGQLYAISKDLATYISTNQHVLHKYANEDVSLGSWFIGLDVEHIDDRRLCCGTPPDCEWKAQAGNICVASFDWSCSGICRSADRIKEVHRRCGEGESALWSASF